A genome region from Methanococcoides burtonii DSM 6242 includes the following:
- a CDS encoding IS5-like element ISMbu1 family transposase, which translates to MSLTNFAFKEEYKRLENLGDKLSEIESLIDWKPFRPIIAEMYINKTEFGGRPNVDEIVMLKMLVLQQWHGLSDPELERQATDRISFRKFLGFPAKIPDHTTVWAFRERISQAGKEDEIWNEMQRQLNKKGLKIKQGMIQDATFIHADPGHANLDTPRGNEAKTRRCKDGTWTKKASKSHFGYKLHTIEDTEYDLIRRYRTTTASVHDSQVDLSEEGEVVYRDRGYFGAISKGYDATMQRGVRGHPIGIRDKMRNKRISRKRAKGERPYAVIKNVFTSGFVRVTTLARVNVKMAITAFSYNLYQLRTIRRKSLG; encoded by the coding sequence ATGTCCTTAACAAACTTTGCTTTTAAAGAAGAGTACAAACGTCTTGAAAATCTCGGTGACAAGCTCTCTGAAATTGAATCTCTCATCGATTGGAAACCATTTCGTCCAATTATAGCAGAGATGTATATCAATAAAACAGAGTTCGGTGGCAGACCAAACGTTGATGAAATCGTCATGCTCAAAATGTTAGTATTGCAACAATGGCATGGCCTATCTGACCCTGAACTTGAAAGACAAGCTACTGATAGAATTTCCTTTAGGAAATTCTTGGGCTTTCCTGCAAAAATTCCAGATCATACTACTGTTTGGGCATTTAGAGAACGAATTTCCCAGGCAGGAAAAGAAGATGAAATCTGGAATGAAATGCAAAGACAACTTAATAAGAAAGGTCTGAAGATCAAGCAAGGTATGATTCAGGATGCAACATTTATACATGCTGATCCAGGACATGCAAATCTTGATACTCCTCGTGGAAATGAAGCAAAGACCAGAAGATGTAAGGACGGTACATGGACAAAAAAGGCATCTAAGTCACATTTTGGATATAAACTACATACCATTGAAGATACCGAATATGATCTGATAAGGAGATATAGGACAACTACTGCCTCAGTTCATGATAGTCAGGTGGATCTTTCTGAAGAAGGCGAAGTTGTTTACAGAGATAGAGGTTACTTTGGTGCAATTTCAAAAGGATATGATGCAACTATGCAAAGGGGAGTACGAGGGCACCCTATTGGTATTAGGGATAAGATGAGAAACAAAAGAATAAGCAGGAAAAGAGCAAAGGGAGAAAGACCTTATGCTGTTATCAAAAATGTGTTTACGTCAGGATTTGTAAGAGTAACAACGTTGGCAAGAGTAAAT
- a CDS encoding UPF0489 family protein has protein sequence MRLPKNIEYCEFNIHDKKLYFIIDHAAALIAWIKAFNEGIISRDATLFHLDKHTDFHMNSDNIKKSKTILGMDNLELNDFVTVELCDENDEFIVNAMWSGLIKDCISFHHEEGSYDGILIEENQFAPQKINFKCDGMDHNFYLFEGHDISLIDNILNYQEIMNICECGRDFILDIDLDFFTEITDKIISITPQEINKQVNCALFKKMFEMSKVITIALEPAHCGGNEQCEKIFDSLMSNDIFKIDEKRLCDVKNKFLHGVNAKDFYYIR, from the coding sequence ATGAGACTGCCAAAAAATATAGAATATTGTGAATTCAATATCCATGACAAAAAATTGTATTTCATTATAGATCATGCTGCTGCATTAATTGCTTGGATCAAAGCATTTAATGAAGGAATCATAAGTAGGGATGCAACTCTATTCCATTTGGACAAACACACTGATTTTCATATGAACTCCGATAACATAAAAAAATCAAAAACAATATTAGGAATGGATAATTTAGAACTAAATGATTTTGTTACGGTAGAACTGTGTGATGAGAACGATGAATTCATTGTTAATGCAATGTGGTCTGGTTTGATCAAAGATTGTATTTCTTTTCATCACGAAGAAGGTAGTTACGATGGAATATTAATTGAAGAAAATCAATTTGCACCACAGAAAATAAACTTTAAATGCGATGGCATGGATCATAATTTTTATCTTTTTGAGGGACACGATATTTCTCTGATTGATAATATACTTAATTATCAAGAAATAATGAATATTTGTGAATGCGGTAGAGATTTTATATTAGATATTGACCTCGATTTTTTCACTGAAATTACTGATAAAATCATTTCAATTACTCCTCAGGAAATCAACAAGCAAGTGAATTGTGCTTTATTTAAGAAAATGTTTGAGATGAGTAAAGTCATAACTATTGCTTTGGAACCTGCTCATTGCGGTGGAAATGAACAATGTGAAAAAATATTTGATTCTTTGATGAGCAATGATATCTTTAAAATAGACGAAAAACGCTTGTGTGATGTTAAAAATAAATTTTTACATGGAGTCAATGCTAAAGATTTTTATTATATTAGATGA
- a CDS encoding winged helix-turn-helix transcriptional regulator, with amino-acid sequence MQWRIILRLNVPSIHNHGVPKITTMRLKLLYKKHFCDILILLERAPMSFNGLEKTVGVYPDTLNKRLKEMLKYDLIEPIVDVVDGKNRVKHRLTAKGQQLIPTLKEFIKLAEELESAIFSP; translated from the coding sequence ATGCAATGGCGTATTATACTACGTTTAAACGTACCTTCTATTCATAACCACGGCGTACCCAAAATAACCACCATGCGCCTGAAACTGTTATACAAGAAACATTTCTGCGACATATTGATTTTACTTGAACGTGCGCCAATGTCGTTCAATGGACTTGAAAAAACTGTGGGCGTGTATCCTGACACACTCAACAAGCGGTTAAAAGAAATGCTCAAATACGATCTAATCGAACCGATCGTGGATGTTGTTGATGGAAAAAATCGGGTCAAACATCGATTGACGGCAAAAGGTCAACAACTTATACCCACACTTAAGGAATTTATTAAACTTGCCGAGGAACTTGAATCCGCAATTTTTTCACCATGA
- a CDS encoding NosD domain-containing protein — translation MVKNRALRVFAGVVVAILVLAVGSASAAAITVDDSGGADYLSIQAAINNASVGDVIEVQSGTYYENVVVNKTLSLVGIGMPLINASGSGTAMTITTDDCTIDGFNVTGSGTDWNGGDADSGIKIMSDDNTVLNCIAQSNNYGVYVFESENNTIENNSVYSNTEGIYLLYSHNNSLISNNLSSNTNRGAYISNSDNISVLSNVAQNNDYGINWYISGNSTVFNNSATSNNYGMYLSSSENCNLDNNTAYGNTNHGIYSDSSGNIFTNNTAYSNIYGLYTTGSSSTLANNIAYSNKYGFYTTGSSSTLTNNIAYSNRYGFYTTGSSSTLTNNTAYSNTNRGFTIHTRSTLIDNNAFNNGYGFWIESDYNILTNNTASDNANYGFYIYIGDYNKLTKNTANSNSNYGYYIIGNYNTLTKNNVSDNSGGIHLTSGGASRGSNLLIQNTIINNSNYGIYLSYSGINILMYNVVSNNTNTGIYISDSKYNTLTNNVVSNNTNNGIYLTSSSDSTLTNNIVSNNTNHGIYLSNSIDTKLLYNLIFNNTNTGVYLFNSGGGALANNTIDNSNDGIYIDQGTTSQSSIYNNTLLNISNHGAYDIKGLNSWHSNYYDDYNGIDSNNDGIGDSAYYIAGNDVGLRDETPLMQPHQIIIPDNDYNNENTYLGASFTVKAGTAILLYEGYSLVPLQFDVSGEKVWFELRMNGNRIDDEVLEIGSYFSYVGSQNQLILTGRLDSISQADNSMKMDSFYQFSQPLTNREILIGDTSDIPYPNPTITLPNPSSSLVSDIEGDSRLFTMNVNQVSDVTWILDGITLYTNTSVTTASYYNGSAQLGTHNLTVVAENTNRKTSQKNWTWTVTEPSAPSITLSSPSSASISDIEGDSRTFTTTVDQVVNVTWILDGNTIQTNTSIQTASYYNGSAKVGIHNLTIFAENVNGTDQNKWTWTVTEPPAPSITHSSPSSVSISDVEGDSRTFTTTVDQVANVTWILDGNTIQTNTSIQTASYYNNSAKTGTHNLTVFAENTNGTDQKKWTWIVAAPPAPSITLSLPSLVSDVEGDSRSFTATIDQVANVTWIFDGIILYTNTSVTTAAYYNTSAHEGVYNITIVAENANGASQNKWTWTVTDPNLYTMQLQKGWNLVSTPLTPDTPSVNTLFGSNSDVILPVYSWNTANKQYYDVSTIEISKGYWILALNDTQVTFAGTSYSE, via the coding sequence ATGGTGAAAAATAGGGCATTAAGGGTCTTTGCTGGTGTTGTAGTTGCTATTTTAGTGCTTGCTGTCGGTTCGGCCAGTGCTGCAGCAATTACTGTGGACGATAGCGGCGGCGCGGATTATTTGAGCATTCAGGCGGCGATCAATAATGCGAGCGTGGGGGATGTTATTGAAGTTCAAAGCGGCACCTATTATGAAAATGTCGTTGTGAACAAAACACTTTCATTAGTGGGCATCGGGATGCCGCTCATAAATGCAAGTGGTAGTGGAACTGCAATGACGATCACCACCGATGATTGTACAATCGATGGGTTCAATGTCACTGGAAGCGGAACGGATTGGAATGGCGGGGATGCTGACAGTGGGATTAAGATCATGTCCGATGATAATACTGTTTTGAATTGTATTGCTCAGAGCAACAATTATGGGGTTTATGTATTTGAATCTGAGAATAATACTATTGAAAATAATAGCGTTTACAGTAATACAGAAGGAATTTATCTACTGTACTCTCATAACAATTCACTGATTAGTAACAACCTAAGTTCGAACACCAATCGAGGGGCATATATATCTAATTCAGATAATATTTCCGTTTTAAGCAATGTCGCACAAAATAATGATTATGGTATTAACTGGTACATTTCTGGAAACAGTACAGTTTTTAATAACTCTGCAACAAGCAATAACTATGGTATGTATTTAAGCAGTTCTGAAAACTGTAATTTGGATAATAATACTGCATATGGCAACACAAACCATGGGATTTATAGTGATAGCAGTGGCAATATCTTTACAAACAACACTGCTTACAGTAACATTTATGGATTATACACAACTGGTTCTAGCAGTACTTTGGCAAACAATATTGCTTACAGTAACAAGTATGGATTTTATACAACTGGTTCTAGCAGTACTTTGACAAACAATATTGCTTACAGTAACAGGTATGGATTTTATACAACTGGTTCTAGCAGTACTTTGACAAACAACACTGCTTATAGCAATACAAACCGTGGATTTACTATTCACACGAGAAGTACGCTAATAGATAATAATGCTTTTAATAATGGTTATGGTTTTTGGATCGAATCTGATTACAACATATTAACAAATAATACGGCTTCTGATAATGCCAACTATGGATTTTACATTTATATAGGGGACTATAATAAATTAACAAAAAATACTGCTAATAGTAATAGCAATTATGGATATTATATAATAGGCAATTATAACACATTAACAAAAAACAACGTTTCTGACAACAGTGGTGGAATCCATTTAACTAGTGGTGGAGCATCACGTGGATCAAATCTGCTGATTCAAAATACTATAATTAATAATAGCAACTATGGAATATATTTATCATATTCTGGTATTAATATACTGATGTATAATGTAGTTTCCAATAACACAAATACTGGAATCTATATATCGGATTCTAAATACAATACATTGACAAACAATGTAGTTTCTAATAACACAAACAATGGAATCTATCTCACCAGTTCAAGTGATAGCACATTGACAAACAACATAGTTTCTAATAACACAAACCATGGGATTTATCTGTCCAATTCAATCGACACCAAATTGTTATACAATCTAATTTTTAACAATACAAATACTGGGGTGTATTTGTTTAACTCTGGTGGTGGTGCATTAGCAAACAATACTATTGACAACAGTAATGATGGCATATACATAGATCAAGGCACCACAAGTCAATCTAGCATTTACAACAACACTCTGTTAAATATTTCTAATCACGGTGCATATGACATCAAAGGATTGAATTCATGGCATTCAAATTATTATGATGACTATAATGGTATAGATTCCAACAATGATGGTATTGGAGATTCTGCATATTATATAGCAGGAAACGATGTGGGTCTTAGAGATGAAACACCATTGATGCAACCACACCAAATTATCATTCCTGACAATGATTATAACAATGAAAATACATATTTAGGTGCCAGTTTTACAGTAAAGGCAGGGACTGCAATCCTCTTATACGAAGGCTACTCGTTGGTACCACTACAATTTGATGTATCAGGTGAAAAGGTTTGGTTTGAACTTAGAATGAATGGAAATCGCATTGATGATGAAGTATTGGAAATCGGAAGTTATTTTTCTTATGTTGGTTCACAAAATCAATTAATACTCACAGGACGTCTTGACAGTATATCCCAAGCAGACAATTCAATGAAAATGGACTCATTTTATCAGTTCTCCCAACCATTAACAAATCGTGAAATATTGATTGGTGATACCAGTGACATACCGTATCCAAATCCGACAATAACATTACCCAATCCTTCATCATCTTTGGTTTCAGATATTGAAGGTGATTCCAGATTGTTTACCATGAATGTAAATCAAGTTTCTGATGTAACGTGGATTCTTGATGGAATTACTCTTTACACCAACACATCTGTTACAACAGCGTCATACTACAATGGTTCTGCACAACTCGGCACCCACAATTTAACAGTGGTTGCGGAAAATACAAATAGAAAAACGAGCCAGAAAAACTGGACATGGACTGTAACGGAGCCATCGGCACCATCAATTACACTTTCGTCACCCTCGTCCGCATCAATTTCTGATATTGAAGGTGATTCGAGAACTTTCACAACAACTGTAGACCAAGTTGTCAATGTGACGTGGATTCTTGATGGCAATACTATTCAAACGAACACATCTATCCAAACAGCATCATACTACAATGGTTCTGCAAAAGTAGGAATACATAATCTTACAATATTTGCAGAAAATGTAAATGGAACTGATCAGAACAAATGGACATGGACAGTCACAGAGCCACCAGCACCATCAATTACACATTCGTCACCCTCGTCCGTATCAATTTCTGATGTTGAAGGTGATTCGAGAACTTTCACAACAACTGTAGACCAAGTTGCCAATGTGACGTGGATTCTTGATGGCAATACTATTCAAACGAACACATCTATCCAAACAGCATCATACTACAACAATTCTGCAAAAACAGGCACGCACAATCTTACAGTGTTTGCAGAAAATACAAATGGAACTGACCAGAAAAAGTGGACTTGGATTGTAGCAGCACCACCTGCACCATCAATTACACTTTCATTACCCTCATTAGTTTCTGATGTTGAAGGTGATTCAAGATCTTTCACGGCAACTATAGACCAAGTCGCCAACGTGACTTGGATATTTGATGGTATAATTCTTTACACCAACACATCAGTCACAACAGCGGCATACTACAATACTTCTGCGCATGAAGGTGTGTATAATATCACAATAGTGGCAGAAAATGCAAACGGAGCCAGCCAGAACAAATGGACGTGGACTGTCACCGATCCAAACCTGTACACAATGCAACTCCAGAAAGGATGGAACCTTGTTTCCACTCCACTAACACCTGACACGCCAAGTGTTAACACGCTCTTTGGTAGCAACAGTGATGTAATTTTGCCAGTGTACTCATGGAATACTGCAAACAAGCAATACTATGATGTGAGCACGATCGAGATTAGCAAAGGATACTGGATTCTTGCTTTAAACGACACACAAGTCACGTTTGCAGGTACGTCATACAGTGAATGA
- a CDS encoding PGF-pre-PGF domain-containing protein, protein MSKMKLIVAFVLLMAMCTGVAGATWTSSMYITALPTSSDGSSPPPPPATYVRIFGVDDNATDGFDRDYDVTAPPAPTVDALDAYFPCTHEVVTRLAADMKADADAITWTLKVTVPSGSTLDMNWDVSNSPSEKMLVMNTGSASIDMKTQSSTTFETGSYSLSITSSKIVQDNSTPTPSSSGGGGGSGTSGEEYENIEVKDVVHKHIVMDEETSYEFKDESNAIETIKFTALKNAGEISATIEVLKGKSALVKNDPPGRVYQNLNIWVGKSGFATSDNIADVKVGFKVEKSWIEANDIVVATIRLCRHHNDVWNPLPTNKSGEDDTYIYFEAKTPGFSPFSIIGSTEEDLVAQGADTEPMSTATSEQTSTQDSNGEGKQSDEGISMWYLVGALAIMLIAGGTYLMYRTKKDEDGEVL, encoded by the coding sequence ATGTCAAAAATGAAGTTAATTGTAGCGTTTGTTTTATTGATGGCCATGTGCACAGGTGTTGCCGGTGCCACATGGACCTCTTCGATGTATATCACAGCCCTGCCTACATCAAGTGATGGTAGTTCTCCACCGCCACCACCGGCTACGTATGTGCGCATTTTTGGTGTTGATGACAATGCCACAGATGGCTTTGACAGGGATTACGATGTCACCGCGCCGCCTGCACCAACGGTTGATGCACTTGATGCATATTTTCCATGCACCCATGAAGTCGTAACGCGCCTTGCGGCCGATATGAAAGCAGATGCGGACGCCATCACATGGACTTTGAAGGTCACAGTTCCAAGTGGGTCTACTCTTGATATGAATTGGGATGTGAGCAATTCTCCTTCCGAGAAAATGCTTGTAATGAACACTGGCAGTGCAAGCATTGATATGAAAACTCAAAGTTCCACCACTTTTGAAACCGGAAGTTATTCATTGTCCATAACTTCAAGCAAAATTGTGCAAGATAATTCCACCCCAACCCCCTCCTCATCAGGCGGCGGTGGAGGCAGCGGCACATCCGGTGAAGAATACGAGAACATCGAAGTAAAAGACGTCGTGCACAAACATATCGTAATGGATGAAGAAACGTCATACGAATTCAAAGACGAATCAAATGCCATCGAGACAATAAAATTCACTGCACTCAAGAACGCAGGCGAGATCTCAGCAACGATCGAAGTGCTCAAAGGAAAGTCAGCATTGGTGAAAAATGACCCGCCGGGCAGGGTTTACCAGAATCTGAACATCTGGGTCGGGAAGTCTGGATTTGCGACATCGGACAATATTGCTGATGTGAAGGTCGGGTTCAAGGTTGAAAAGTCATGGATTGAGGCTAATGACATTGTTGTAGCAACGATCAGGTTGTGCAGGCATCATAATGACGTCTGGAATCCTCTCCCAACCAATAAGAGTGGGGAGGATGATACGTACATCTACTTTGAGGCAAAAACACCCGGATTCTCGCCGTTCTCGATAATTGGCAGCACGGAGGAAGATCTGGTAGCACAGGGCGCAGACACAGAGCCAATGTCAACTGCCACATCGGAGCAGACCAGTACACAAGATAGTAATGGTGAAGGGAAGCAGAGCGATGAAGGTATCTCAATGTGGTACTTGGTCGGCGCGCTGGCAATAATGCTCATCGCCGGTGGCACATATTTGATGTACAGGACTAAAAAGGATGAGGACGGGGAAGTGTTGTAG
- a CDS encoding AAA family ATPase has product MKIKRIVVKNLFGTFDHDVPLNTEEHITILHGPNGIGKTVLLKILNSLFRSNYYELYRIPFSRLEIEFSDRSRLLVRKKLHLDETEPIKAENSGYRELAFEWLKPTHKKVRYTVKPIDIEEVFSTLKVEHMIPELEKIDDNTWVHFTTQEKLTSEEVMSLFSDKLPQKRKDEPAWLREVLASINICFIKTQRLLSISFSQSVETERRTSVIPSVISYSHELAGSMQKKLAEYAALSQSLDRTFPSRLLKTDSKHLDTSIKELKVELVKLEDKRKQLIDAGFIDSEGSLDIEEITDIDESNRNFLQLYIEDVKQKLSVFNDLTQRIDLLIKIINCRFLYKKLSISKKDGFVFTTAEKMPLSPTKLSSGEQQELVLFYELLFHVEPEALILIDEPEISLHVLWQQQFLRDLQAITQLAGFDVLIATHSPQIIHDRWDLTVELRGRDNEEILDS; this is encoded by the coding sequence ATGAAAATAAAGAGGATCGTTGTTAAGAACCTATTTGGAACGTTCGACCATGATGTTCCGTTGAACACGGAAGAACATATCACCATTCTTCACGGACCGAATGGCATTGGTAAGACGGTCCTACTTAAGATATTGAATTCGCTATTCCGTTCTAACTATTATGAGCTTTATCGCATCCCTTTCAGCCGGCTCGAAATTGAGTTCAGTGATCGGAGCAGACTTTTAGTAAGGAAAAAACTACATCTGGACGAAACTGAACCCATTAAAGCTGAGAACAGTGGCTATCGTGAACTCGCATTCGAATGGCTTAAACCCACACATAAAAAGGTTCGTTACACGGTCAAACCCATTGATATTGAAGAAGTTTTTTCGACACTTAAGGTTGAGCACATGATACCTGAGCTTGAGAAGATAGATGATAACACCTGGGTACATTTCACCACGCAGGAAAAGCTCACATCCGAGGAGGTCATGAGCCTTTTCAGTGACAAGCTCCCACAAAAAAGGAAAGATGAACCCGCATGGCTCAGAGAAGTGCTGGCTTCCATCAACATCTGTTTCATTAAGACACAGCGACTGCTAAGTATTTCATTCTCCCAATCCGTGGAGACAGAAAGAAGAACCTCTGTAATACCTTCTGTTATTAGTTATTCCCATGAACTTGCAGGCTCTATGCAGAAGAAACTTGCAGAATATGCAGCACTTTCACAATCCCTTGACCGCACATTTCCTTCAAGGTTACTAAAGACAGATAGTAAACATTTAGATACATCTATAAAAGAACTAAAGGTCGAACTTGTCAAATTGGAAGACAAGAGAAAACAACTCATTGATGCTGGATTCATTGATTCAGAAGGCAGTCTTGACATAGAGGAGATCACAGATATCGATGAGAGCAATAGAAATTTCCTCCAGCTTTACATAGAAGATGTCAAACAAAAGCTCAGCGTATTCAATGATCTTACTCAAAGGATAGACCTTTTGATAAAAATAATCAATTGCAGATTCCTTTACAAGAAACTCTCGATCAGCAAAAAGGATGGTTTTGTTTTTACAACGGCAGAAAAGATGCCACTTTCACCAACCAAACTCTCATCTGGAGAGCAGCAGGAGCTTGTATTGTTCTATGAACTGTTATTCCATGTAGAACCTGAAGCTTTGATACTTATTGATGAACCCGAAATATCACTACATGTCCTATGGCAACAACAGTTCCTGAGAGACTTACAGGCGATAACCCAACTCGCAGGTTTTGATGTCCTGATAGCCACACACTCACCACAAATAATCCATGACCGCTGGGACCTTACCGTTGAGCTTAGAGGACGCGATAATGAAGAGATACTTGACAGCTGA
- a CDS encoding DUF4435 domain-containing protein, translating into MKRYLTADDIANNVRMMRTQFRGSVLIIEGSTDMRLYQRFVDDKRCKVIPANGKENAIKVVQILKRSKIEGILTIVDADFWKVDGIRNESSDVLVTDTHDLETMLIASEALERLLEEFTSPYKVEALHMPIRQLLLYTAMPLGLFRWLSSSGKDKLSLRFKDVDFDHFMEVQPLSINIKHLIREVKVNSHGDSLNERAIRKKLMKMLNEDHDPWQICSGHDVVEILAFGLREIFGNSDAHHTNEGIIDRSLRLAYDITMFKKTELYSSILNWEEENVPYIVLSEA; encoded by the coding sequence ATGAAGAGATACTTGACAGCTGACGATATCGCGAACAACGTTCGAATGATGCGAACCCAGTTCAGGGGAAGTGTCTTGATAATAGAAGGCAGCACCGATATGAGGCTCTACCAGCGATTTGTGGATGATAAAAGATGTAAGGTCATCCCCGCCAATGGCAAGGAAAATGCTATCAAGGTCGTACAAATCCTTAAACGATCAAAGATAGAAGGGATTTTAACCATTGTAGATGCCGATTTCTGGAAGGTAGACGGGATAAGGAACGAGAGTAGTGATGTGCTTGTCACTGACACTCATGATCTTGAGACAATGCTTATTGCATCAGAAGCGCTGGAACGTCTTCTTGAAGAATTTACATCACCGTATAAAGTTGAAGCGCTTCATATGCCCATAAGACAACTCTTGCTCTACACAGCAATGCCATTGGGGCTTTTCAGATGGCTTTCTTCCTCTGGCAAAGATAAACTGTCTCTTAGGTTCAAGGATGTCGATTTTGATCATTTCATGGAAGTACAGCCACTATCGATAAACATCAAACATCTCATACGAGAGGTGAAGGTCAACTCACACGGAGATTCCCTGAACGAAAGAGCCATACGCAAAAAGCTCATGAAAATGCTCAATGAGGATCATGACCCCTGGCAGATATGTTCCGGTCACGATGTTGTGGAGATACTGGCATTCGGGCTACGTGAGATCTTTGGCAATTCAGATGCACACCATACGAACGAAGGCATAATAGACAGAAGCCTGCGGCTTGCCTATGATATAACAATGTTTAAGAAGACCGAGCTATATAGTTCGATACTGAATTGGGAAGAAGAGAATGTGCCTTACATCGTTCTCAGTGAAGCTTGA
- a CDS encoding DUF128 domain-containing protein, producing MTDPQIERKLIEIMRVISESDKPIGARNIADELQSRGYNLGERAVRYHLRILDERGFTEKHGYNGRTITTFGRKELDDALIGDRLGFVITRIEELIYNTNYDPISKEGNVIVNLSTLDKNDFDNALDVMKYAASGGMCISPNIKIFEEDSDSGVYVPEGSVGIATVCSITYDGVLLRNGIPVKPVYGGILEMEHNDPVQFRDLISYSGTSIDPVKIFMIRHATSVLDVLDTGNGRILANIRTIPSSAVDKAQEVLHQLEASGLGNVMNIGSSAYDLCGAPVEEGLSGILVGVGVNMISAVEEAGIPVSTSPVSTVLDYKVMSKL from the coding sequence ATGACCGACCCCCAGATTGAGCGTAAATTAATTGAGATTATGCGTGTTATCAGCGAGAGCGATAAACCCATAGGCGCAAGGAATATTGCCGATGAACTTCAAAGCCGTGGTTACAATCTGGGTGAACGTGCTGTACGCTATCATTTAAGGATACTTGATGAAAGGGGATTTACTGAAAAACACGGTTATAATGGGCGTACTATCACCACTTTCGGCAGAAAGGAACTCGATGATGCTCTTATAGGCGATCGCTTAGGCTTTGTCATCACAAGGATCGAAGAGCTCATCTATAATACCAATTACGACCCCATCTCCAAAGAAGGCAATGTTATAGTCAACCTTTCTACTCTCGACAAGAACGATTTCGATAATGCTCTCGACGTCATGAAATATGCTGCATCAGGTGGTATGTGCATCAGTCCTAACATTAAGATATTTGAAGAGGATTCGGATTCAGGTGTATATGTGCCTGAAGGCAGTGTGGGTATAGCAACAGTTTGCAGTATTACATATGATGGGGTGCTTCTCAGAAACGGCATCCCTGTGAAACCGGTATATGGTGGCATACTGGAAATGGAGCATAATGATCCCGTACAATTCAGGGACCTGATCTCATACTCAGGCACTTCCATTGATCCGGTAAAGATATTCATGATCAGGCATGCAACTTCAGTTCTGGACGTGCTCGATACGGGGAATGGTCGCATTCTTGCCAATATACGCACAATTCCCTCTTCCGCAGTTGATAAAGCACAGGAGGTCTTACATCAGCTTGAGGCTTCCGGTCTCGGTAATGTGATGAACATTGGCTCTTCCGCTTATGATCTATGCGGTGCTCCGGTGGAAGAGGGTTTATCTGGTATCCTTGTAGGCGTTGGTGTGAACATGATATCTGCTGTAGAAGAGGCGGGTATTCCTGTCTCAACAAGCCCTGTCTCAACAGTTCTGGATTATAAGGTCATGTCAAAGCTATGA